A genomic window from Wolbachia pipientis includes:
- a CDS encoding quinone-dependent dihydroorotate dehydrogenase: MVENKLKISKVFYKHNLLFLLPPEVAHSLAIMALRKIPYRKPIDLPESLSMNFFGNKLRSPVGLAAGFDKNAEVIRPMLSFGFGFIEAGTVTRNPQYGNKKPRIFRLVDDQAIINRLGFNNKGIDYFLKQIDETKLDDCIFGINIGKNSASKDQISDYVDLIKMVYGKSNYIVLNISSPNTPNLRNLHNRQELSELLEAIRKAIDNSKFTPIILKISPDIDQQTKENIAELALEYEIDGLTVSNTTVSRDNLHSHHNESGGLSGKPLFKLSTELLGDMYKFTKGKILLIGCGGISSGVDAYKKIKAGASLVQLYTALIYHGPQVVNKINLELVELIRRDGFSNISEVVGCIH, encoded by the coding sequence GTGGTAGAAAATAAACTAAAAATAAGCAAAGTGTTTTACAAACATAATTTACTATTTTTACTACCGCCCGAAGTTGCTCACTCTTTGGCAATTATGGCATTGAGAAAAATTCCTTATAGAAAACCTATAGACCTACCAGAATCCTTAAGTATGAATTTCTTTGGTAATAAGCTGAGGAGCCCCGTAGGTCTTGCTGCAGGTTTTGACAAAAATGCAGAAGTTATAAGACCTATGCTCTCATTTGGTTTTGGGTTTATTGAAGCTGGTACTGTAACTCGTAATCCACAATATGGAAACAAAAAACCAAGAATTTTTCGGTTAGTTGATGATCAAGCGATAATCAATAGATTGGGGTTTAATAATAAAGGAATAGACTATTTTCTTAAACAAATAGATGAAACCAAGCTTGATGACTGTATTTTTGGCATAAATATAGGAAAAAATAGTGCATCGAAAGACCAAATTAGTGATTATGTTGATTTAATAAAGATGGTGTATGGAAAAAGCAATTATATAGTGCTGAACATTTCATCCCCAAACACGCCCAATTTACGCAATTTGCATAATAGACAAGAATTATCGGAATTACTGGAAGCTATCCGCAAAGCGATTGATAATTCCAAATTCACACCAATAATACTAAAAATCTCACCAGATATAGATCAACAAACGAAAGAAAATATTGCTGAGCTTGCATTGGAATATGAAATTGACGGATTAACAGTAAGCAACACTACGGTAAGTAGAGATAATTTGCATTCCCACCATAATGAGAGTGGCGGGTTGAGTGGCAAACCACTGTTCAAACTTTCAACCGAGTTATTGGGCGATATGTACAAATTTACTAAGGGCAAAATATTATTGATAGGGTGCGGAGGAATCTCAAGTGGTGTTGATGCATATAAAAAAATAAAGGCAGGAGCCTCTTTGGTGCAGTTGTACACTGCTCTCATATACCACGGACCTCAAGTTGTAAACAAAATTAATCTAGAACTTGTGGAACTAATAAGGAGAGATGGATTTAGTAACATTAGTGAGGTGGTGGGTTGTATACATTAA
- a CDS encoding ATP-binding protein — translation MSEPIIGREKEIAILESKLLFSPFAEFIAVYGRRRVGKTYLIKQFFSEHADILFEQTGLNNGTMQEQLKIFTQSLSNTFYKGAKMALPEMWLDALQQLTLAIDNTHENEHIVLFFDELPWLATRKSRFLETLEYFWNIHWTNRKKLILVVCGSAASWMLENIIYTKGGLHNRITARIPLQPFNLRETKEYLRYLGINLNHQQILQIYMAIGGIPHYLKEVSKGLSAAQNINMICFQKGGLLFDEFDMLFHSLYEEPETYLNIIRAIAKKPKGISRKELIKATKITEGGRLTAKLRSLEEAGFIGGLLPLNKEKRGVYYRVMDEYVLFYLTWIEPFKEVTKRAIISDAHYWELAIKKPAWQTWTGQTFEAVCFKHANVIRKKLDIEHIAVICGDWQYQPEKYSKESGAQIDLVFDREDGCVMLCEIKYSDKPYTVTKEFVEQLKRKEAVYREKTKSKKQIFWVLITANGVSENQYLKDTIHHVITLEDLF, via the coding sequence ATGAGCGAACCAATAATTGGTAGAGAAAAGGAAATAGCCATTCTAGAAAGTAAGCTTCTCTTTTCCCCATTTGCTGAGTTTATTGCAGTGTATGGTCGGCGTCGTGTGGGTAAGACGTACCTAATAAAACAATTTTTCAGTGAACATGCCGATATTTTATTTGAACAGACAGGCCTTAATAATGGTACTATGCAAGAACAGCTTAAAATCTTTACACAGTCATTATCAAATACTTTTTACAAAGGTGCAAAAATGGCTTTGCCTGAAATGTGGCTGGATGCATTACAACAATTAACACTTGCTATTGACAACACACATGAGAATGAACACATTGTCTTATTTTTTGATGAACTTCCATGGTTAGCTACGAGAAAGTCTCGTTTTCTAGAAACGTTAGAATATTTTTGGAATATACATTGGACAAACCGAAAGAAGCTTATCTTGGTTGTATGTGGTTCAGCAGCTTCTTGGATGTTGGAAAATATAATTTATACCAAAGGGGGGTTGCATAACCGCATTACCGCAAGGATACCTTTGCAGCCTTTTAACTTACGTGAAACTAAAGAGTACCTAAGATATTTAGGAATCAACCTTAATCACCAGCAGATATTACAGATCTATATGGCTATTGGAGGAATACCACATTACCTTAAGGAAGTAAGTAAAGGATTATCAGCAGCACAAAACATTAATATGATCTGTTTTCAGAAGGGTGGTTTGTTATTTGATGAATTTGATATGTTGTTTCACTCCTTGTATGAAGAGCCAGAGACATATCTAAATATCATTCGTGCGATTGCAAAAAAGCCAAAAGGGATAAGCAGAAAAGAACTTATAAAAGCGACTAAAATCACTGAGGGTGGTCGCTTAACTGCTAAATTAAGGAGTTTAGAAGAAGCAGGATTTATTGGTGGTCTTTTACCATTGAACAAGGAAAAGAGAGGAGTATATTACAGGGTAATGGACGAATATGTATTATTTTATCTAACGTGGATTGAGCCGTTTAAGGAAGTAACAAAAAGGGCAATAATAAGTGATGCTCACTATTGGGAGTTAGCAATAAAGAAACCAGCTTGGCAAACATGGACAGGGCAAACATTTGAAGCAGTGTGTTTTAAACATGCCAATGTAATTAGAAAAAAATTAGATATAGAGCATATAGCAGTTATATGTGGAGATTGGCAATATCAACCGGAAAAATACAGTAAAGAGTCTGGTGCTCAAATAGATCTAGTTTTCGATCGAGAAGATGGATGTGTAATGCTCTGTGAGATAAAATATAGTGATAAACCTTATACAGTAACAAAGGAATTTGTCGAACAATTAAAAAGAAAAGAAGCAGTTTATAGAGAAAAAACGAAGTCAAAGAAGCAAATATTCTGGGTGTTAATTACTGCAAATGGAGTTTCTGAGAACCAATATCTAAAAGATACGATACATCATGTAATTACGCTGGAAGACTTGTTTTGA
- a CDS encoding 2-oxoglutarate dehydrogenase E1 component, with product MSSLSCLHGDNAEFVEEMYSRYLQGDKSIGEDWYRIFLSNLEVNKAESCGAQRATKVDDSVANFFRSYGHFFADLNPLSPNENQEIDYQKYSNLSPARDTGIYRDIYCKNIGFEFMHISSYEERIWLQEKIENQTYTLSSQDKKEILRHLIESEMFEQFLHMKFPGYKRFSIEGGESTIVAIERIISDSVAFGIEEIVLGMAHRGRLNVLTKVMGKEYAAMLSEFQGNLAYPSGLEVSGDVKYHLGYSSDRALAGGKKIHLSLCPNPSHLEAVNPVLAGRIRAKQNIRSVLGISIHGDAAFIGQGVIAETLSLSNIEGYKVGGIVHIVINNQVGFTASPSCARSSFYCTDIAKSIEAPVFHVNGDNPEAVSFAVSLAMEYKQKFKKDVVIDIICYRKYGHNEGDEPNFTQPLMYKTISKHKTPGTLYEEKLTAEKVLSGDEVNKLRSEFRARLDKSLAESAAYTPKKADWFGGVWLKLRRAKLNDLNEYYTNSGVSPSELKKLGVHINSNIPSGFNINNKVRKILDGRIDSINSGSNIDWATAESLAFASLLTEGIGVRLSGQDSGRGTFSHRHSRLVDQATEEAFIPLNNINEKQAHFEVIDSALSEYAVMGFEYGYSLDSPYSLVLWEGQFGDFANGAQIMIDQFIASAETKWLRSSGLVLLLPHGYEGQGPEHSSARIERFLQLCAEDNMQVVNCSTPANYFHVLRRQMHRDFRKPLVVFTPKSLLRHKRTVSNLSDFEGKFLTVIPECRTGLVSNNEIRKVVICSGKVYYDIIEVCEAQKINDIAVIRLEQFYPFPADKLSSELEKYKNAEVIWCQEEPKNMGGWFFVNPLIEEVLSNLDIQAKRPKCIARPAAASPACGYTSVHTQQQEEILKQLN from the coding sequence ATGTCGAGTTTAAGCTGCCTTCATGGTGATAATGCAGAATTTGTGGAAGAAATGTATAGCCGTTATCTGCAGGGCGACAAATCAATCGGAGAAGATTGGTATAGAATTTTTTTAAGCAATTTAGAAGTTAATAAAGCGGAGTCTTGTGGTGCACAGCGTGCAACTAAGGTGGATGATTCAGTAGCAAATTTCTTCAGATCTTATGGTCACTTTTTTGCAGACTTAAATCCATTGTCACCAAATGAAAATCAAGAAATAGATTATCAAAAATATTCAAATCTATCTCCAGCACGTGACACTGGAATCTATAGAGATATTTACTGCAAGAATATCGGTTTTGAATTTATGCATATCTCCTCTTATGAGGAGAGAATATGGCTGCAGGAAAAGATCGAAAATCAAACCTATACGCTGAGTTCACAAGATAAAAAGGAAATCCTGAGGCACTTGATCGAATCTGAGATGTTCGAGCAATTTCTCCATATGAAATTTCCTGGATATAAACGTTTTTCTATCGAAGGTGGAGAGTCAACTATTGTTGCAATTGAGAGAATTATTAGTGATTCTGTGGCTTTTGGTATTGAAGAGATAGTTCTCGGTATGGCTCACCGCGGACGACTCAATGTTCTAACCAAAGTTATGGGCAAAGAATATGCGGCAATGCTATCTGAATTTCAAGGCAACCTTGCATACCCAAGTGGTCTTGAGGTGTCTGGTGATGTTAAATATCACCTTGGTTACTCTTCTGATCGAGCACTTGCCGGTGGTAAAAAAATACATTTAAGTTTATGCCCTAATCCATCTCACCTTGAAGCGGTAAATCCGGTTTTGGCTGGAAGAATAAGAGCAAAACAGAATATAAGGTCTGTGCTTGGCATATCAATTCATGGTGATGCGGCTTTTATCGGTCAAGGTGTCATTGCCGAGACCTTGAGCCTAAGCAACATTGAAGGTTATAAAGTGGGTGGTATTGTGCACATTGTCATTAATAACCAAGTTGGTTTTACTGCAAGCCCAAGCTGCGCACGATCCTCTTTTTATTGCACTGACATAGCAAAATCAATAGAAGCTCCAGTGTTTCACGTTAATGGAGATAACCCAGAAGCGGTGAGTTTTGCTGTAAGTCTGGCGATGGAATATAAGCAGAAATTTAAAAAGGACGTGGTGATTGATATAATATGCTACCGCAAATACGGCCATAATGAAGGCGATGAACCGAATTTCACTCAGCCACTTATGTATAAGACGATATCAAAGCATAAAACTCCTGGAACATTGTATGAAGAAAAATTGACTGCAGAGAAAGTATTAAGTGGTGATGAGGTAAATAAATTACGCAGTGAATTCAGGGCAAGATTGGATAAAAGTCTTGCTGAATCAGCGGCTTACACTCCAAAAAAAGCTGACTGGTTCGGTGGAGTGTGGTTAAAACTAAGAAGAGCAAAGCTGAATGATTTGAACGAATACTACACGAATTCTGGTGTTTCACCGAGTGAGCTAAAAAAACTAGGTGTGCATATAAATAGCAATATCCCAAGCGGTTTTAATATCAACAATAAGGTTAGAAAAATACTCGATGGAAGAATAGACAGCATAAATTCTGGTAGCAATATAGACTGGGCAACTGCCGAAAGTCTTGCATTTGCGTCACTGCTTACAGAAGGAATAGGAGTGCGTTTATCAGGCCAAGACTCTGGTCGTGGGACTTTCTCGCACCGTCATTCAAGGCTTGTTGATCAGGCAACAGAAGAAGCGTTTATTCCGCTAAACAATATAAATGAAAAGCAAGCTCACTTTGAGGTCATAGATAGCGCTTTATCAGAGTATGCTGTAATGGGCTTTGAATATGGATATAGTCTTGATTCTCCGTATTCACTGGTGCTCTGGGAAGGACAATTTGGTGATTTTGCAAATGGTGCGCAAATCATGATCGACCAGTTTATTGCATCTGCAGAGACAAAGTGGTTGCGATCAAGCGGTCTAGTTCTATTGTTGCCTCATGGTTATGAAGGGCAAGGACCTGAGCATAGCTCCGCACGTATAGAGAGGTTTTTGCAACTCTGCGCAGAGGATAATATGCAGGTAGTTAATTGTTCCACTCCGGCAAATTACTTCCATGTCTTACGCAGACAAATGCATAGAGACTTTCGTAAGCCTCTGGTAGTATTTACACCTAAATCGCTACTGCGTCATAAAAGAACAGTTTCTAACCTATCTGACTTTGAAGGAAAATTCCTCACGGTGATCCCAGAATGTAGAACAGGTTTAGTTTCAAATAATGAAATACGTAAAGTTGTAATATGCAGTGGTAAAGTTTACTACGACATAATTGAAGTATGTGAAGCACAAAAAATAAACGATATAGCAGTAATACGTTTAGAACAATTCTATCCGTTTCCAGCCGATAAATTAAGTAGCGAACTTGAAAAGTACAAAAACGCTGAAGTTATATGGTGCCAGGAAGAACCGAAAAATATGGGAGGATGGTTTTTTGTCAACCCATTGATAGAAGAAGTGTTGTCCAATCTCGATATCCAAGCAAAAAGACCTAAGTGTATCGCAAGACCTGCTGCTGCATCTCCTGCATGTGGTTATACTAGTGTTCACACTCAGCAACAGGAGGAAATTTTAAAGCAGCTTAACTAA
- a CDS encoding DsbA family protein: protein MSRISFLLILIIVIASLPIINNWLSNRSQMLSDDYIGEKLDNYISRNFDKIVKTLKEESIKSSYVARDNVTKSKISQYKDQIFDLTYPYSGNENSSVVAAGFFDYSCGYCKAMKNDIKQLINNGKIKYIFRDAPILGHGSLRAAKSALAVYFIDKEKYFDFHYAALSHKGGFSDESILDIVKSIGIDEDDFNSSMKNNADKIEQMINGSKLLVRDLGVGGTPFLIIGDSLFVGATDLNVLRKKVDELKG from the coding sequence ATGTCTAGAATATCGTTTCTATTGATTTTAATAATAGTAATAGCAAGTTTGCCAATAATAAATAATTGGCTCTCAAATCGCAGCCAAATGCTAAGCGATGATTATATAGGTGAGAAATTAGATAATTATATAAGTAGAAATTTTGATAAGATCGTAAAAACTCTCAAAGAGGAGTCGATTAAAAGTAGTTACGTTGCTCGAGATAATGTAACCAAAAGTAAAATTTCACAATACAAGGATCAAATATTTGACCTTACTTATCCTTACTCCGGAAATGAAAATAGTAGTGTTGTAGCTGCAGGCTTCTTTGACTATTCTTGTGGATATTGCAAAGCTATGAAGAATGATATAAAGCAGTTAATTAACAACGGTAAAATTAAGTATATCTTTAGAGATGCTCCAATACTTGGTCATGGCTCTTTAAGGGCAGCAAAAAGCGCTTTAGCTGTTTACTTTATTGATAAAGAAAAATATTTCGATTTTCACTATGCTGCTTTAAGTCACAAAGGAGGATTTTCAGACGAAAGCATATTGGATATAGTGAAAAGCATAGGGATTGATGAGGACGATTTTAATAGTTCCATGAAAAATAATGCAGACAAAATTGAGCAAATGATAAATGGCAGCAAGCTCCTAGTAAGAGATTTGGGAGTAGGTGGCACACCTTTTTTAATAATTGGGGATAGCCTGTTCGTAGGAGCAACTGATTTAAATGTACTACGCAAAAAAGTAGATGAATTAAAAGGCTAA
- a CDS encoding class I fructose-bisphosphate aldolase, whose amino-acid sequence MSDKVKQVLSYYESENPGVKANLTRILMHGKLGGTGKLVILPVDQGFEHGPIKSFEVNPDAYDPHYHFQLAVDSGVSAYAAPLGMIEAGASTYAGLLPLILKLNSSNSLHSKDLTSDQAITSSVKDALRLGCLAVGFTIYPGSAKCFDMMEEAREIVAEAKSYGLAVVLWSYPRGEGISKEGETAVDVIAYAAHMAALLGANIIKVKLPTKYLEREKIEAENIESLSKRIEYVKRSCFAGKRIVVFSGGESKEVDDICNEAKEIKQGGGNGSIIGRNTFQRKGEEALSMLKDIMGIYT is encoded by the coding sequence ATAAGTGATAAAGTAAAACAAGTTCTAAGCTACTACGAAAGTGAAAACCCCGGGGTAAAAGCAAATCTTACTCGTATTCTCATGCATGGAAAGCTTGGCGGTACTGGCAAGTTAGTGATTCTGCCAGTAGATCAAGGATTTGAGCACGGGCCAATAAAAAGCTTTGAAGTTAACCCTGATGCTTATGACCCACATTATCATTTTCAGCTTGCAGTTGATTCGGGAGTAAGTGCATATGCTGCTCCACTTGGTATGATTGAAGCTGGTGCTTCGACTTATGCTGGACTGCTCCCACTTATTTTGAAACTTAATAGTTCCAACTCCTTACATTCAAAAGATCTGACTTCTGATCAAGCAATAACCTCTTCTGTGAAAGATGCACTGCGTTTGGGCTGCTTGGCTGTTGGATTTACTATATATCCTGGTTCTGCTAAGTGTTTCGATATGATGGAAGAAGCCCGTGAAATCGTAGCTGAAGCCAAATCTTATGGGCTTGCAGTAGTGTTATGGTCTTATCCACGCGGTGAAGGAATTTCCAAAGAAGGTGAAACAGCGGTTGATGTTATTGCCTATGCTGCACACATGGCAGCTTTGCTTGGCGCTAATATAATCAAAGTAAAACTTCCAACTAAATATTTGGAAAGGGAGAAAATAGAAGCAGAAAATATTGAATCATTATCTAAAAGAATTGAATATGTTAAAAGATCTTGTTTTGCAGGGAAAAGAATAGTAGTTTTTTCTGGTGGTGAATCGAAGGAAGTAGATGACATATGCAATGAAGCGAAAGAAATTAAGCAGGGTGGTGGTAATGGTTCAATTATTGGCCGTAACACTTTTCAACGCAAAGGGGAGGAAGCTTTATCTATGCTAAAAGATATAATGGGTATCTACACATGA
- the rnc gene encoding ribonuclease III — MKSLNDAISKIIDYKFTNYAILEEALTHPSVNKRNSKNQIVSYERLEFLGDSVLNMVVSAILFKLFPEEKEGALAKRKTDLVCGNTIANIAKEIKLGSFIIMNNSERCNGGRCNLKNLENSLEALIGAIYIDGGLENVEKFIIQYWEKLAKGMLDPPQDPKTSLQEWTQKNKLPLPEYELVKQTGPAHNSEFTISVCIEDYGKVSACASSKKIAEQKAAELMLEKIGKDASV, encoded by the coding sequence ATGAAGAGTTTGAATGATGCAATATCTAAGATCATTGATTATAAATTTACAAATTATGCAATATTAGAAGAGGCACTAACTCACCCAAGCGTAAATAAAAGGAATAGCAAAAACCAAATTGTAAGCTACGAAAGACTAGAGTTTTTGGGCGATAGTGTTTTGAATATGGTCGTATCTGCCATACTGTTTAAACTATTTCCTGAAGAAAAAGAAGGAGCATTGGCAAAAAGAAAGACGGATTTAGTTTGTGGCAACACCATTGCTAATATTGCTAAAGAAATAAAATTAGGCAGCTTTATCATCATGAATAATAGTGAACGCTGCAATGGAGGGAGATGTAATCTAAAAAATTTAGAAAACTCGCTTGAAGCACTAATAGGTGCAATTTATATTGATGGCGGACTTGAAAATGTTGAAAAATTTATTATCCAATATTGGGAAAAGCTAGCTAAAGGCATGCTCGACCCCCCTCAAGATCCTAAAACCTCACTGCAAGAGTGGACTCAGAAAAACAAATTGCCTTTACCAGAGTATGAGCTTGTAAAACAAACTGGACCAGCGCACAATTCTGAATTTACTATATCAGTTTGCATAGAAGATTATGGTAAAGTTTCTGCATGTGCTTCTAGTAAAAAGATTGCTGAACAAAAAGCTGCTGAGTTGATGCTAGAAAAAATTGGAAAAGACGCTTCAGTTTAG
- a CDS encoding TIGR02217 family protein has product MSFTEIRFPENISYGSTGGPEFSTDVVTTHNGCEQRNINWSHARTRYNIAYGVRSNEQLTELITFFHARKGKAIGFRFKDWSDFIAINQKIGIGDNKKTTFQLIKTYVSGEDKHIRMIKKPVHGTVKIYLNGKEESEYSVNYSTGEITFMEPPVKDAIITASFEFDVPVRFDTDYLNASIDNYGSSSWSNIPLVEVKFS; this is encoded by the coding sequence ATGTCATTCACAGAAATTAGATTTCCAGAAAATATATCTTATGGTTCCACTGGAGGACCTGAATTTTCCACTGACGTTGTAACAACTCATAACGGTTGTGAACAGCGCAACATCAATTGGTCTCATGCACGCACTAGATACAACATAGCTTACGGGGTCAGATCAAACGAGCAGCTAACAGAACTCATAACATTTTTTCATGCACGAAAAGGTAAAGCAATAGGGTTTCGTTTTAAGGATTGGTCAGATTTTATAGCCATTAATCAAAAGATTGGTATAGGAGATAACAAAAAAACGACTTTTCAGCTAATTAAAACTTATGTAAGTGGGGAAGATAAGCATATACGCATGATCAAAAAGCCAGTACATGGGACAGTAAAGATTTATTTAAATGGTAAAGAAGAGAGTGAATATTCAGTAAATTATTCAACGGGAGAAATAACATTTATGGAGCCACCGGTAAAAGATGCGATAATCACTGCGAGCTTCGAATTTGATGTGCCCGTGCGCTTTGATACAGATTATTTAAACGCTTCTATTGATAACTACGGTAGCAGCAGTTGGAGCAACATTCCACTAGTGGAGGTGAAGTTTAGTTAA